Proteins found in one Ischnura elegans chromosome 11, ioIscEleg1.1, whole genome shotgun sequence genomic segment:
- the LOC124168053 gene encoding G2/mitotic-specific cyclin-B3, which yields MAFRQAEAMDDKTSKHTFPFLKKGMGLQRLNAGVTKAMKEVGEGMKRKANFSPKKDERTKKPLVEKQNENVENRVPVNITYKYSNKKSESENIAPGAMKLRPRGKQPLATQPKPPPIGLKGMPKPRPILTQNYNPVKTAPEPRKKKSKDVARKSNCNSGPASIEPKDTENRKDLGRSSVDSTQSDDNLLYVTALEECLSAASISDPVESERKEAESSSAKSGEKKDVSKAGPSKESSSVVPASRLPPGVDDFDRETWNDPFLASCYAQDIFSYLKSKEGCFVVDGSYLTKHRDITARMRALLVDWMVEVQETFELNHETLYLGVKIVDLFLTRYKGVVAKEKLQLIGGTAVFIASKFDDRNLPTVEDFKLICDGVYSRSEFIAMEMLILKTLDFQLGIPISYRFLRRYARCIRATMQVLTLARYILETSLMEYDLISRSDSKMGAASLLLALKMLNVGSWNATLEYYSGYKLEDIKDVTYELNAVIHKDVQNLLTIKNKYSHRIFLEVATVPLLDNKDLGLEG from the exons ATGGCTTTTCGTCAAGCGGAAGCTATGGATGATAAGACTTCAAAGCACACTTTCCCGTTTTTGAAGAAAGGAATGGGTTTACAGAGATTAAATGCTGGAGTTACCAAGGCTATGAAGGAAGTTGGCGAGGGCATGAAGAGGAAAGCGAACTTCTCTCCGAAGAAAGATGAGCGGACCAAGAAGCCACTTGTGGAGAAACAAAAT GAAAACGTGGAGAATCGTGTTCCGGTGAATATAACGTATAAGTACTCCAACAAGAAATCTGAATCGGAGAATATAGCGCCAGGGGCAATGAAATTACGACCACGTGGAAAGCAACCCTTGGCTACGCAGCCTAAACCACCTCCCATCGGGTTAAAAGGGATGCCCAAACCCAGGCCCATCTTGACTCAAAACTATAATCCCGTGAAGACTGCACCCGAACCGAGGAAGAAGAAGTCTAAAGACGTGGCCAGGAAATCCAACTGCAACAGTGGGCCGGCATCTATTGAGCCTAAAGACACGGAGAACAGAAAGGATCTGGGGCGATCATCTGTGGATTCGACGCAAAGCGATGATAATCTGTTGTACGTCACAGCGTTAGAGGAATG CTTGTCAGCGGCCAGTATTTCAGATCCGGTGGAATCTGAACGTAAGGAGGCAGAGTCATCGTCAGCCAAAAGTGGCGAAAAGAAGGACGTTTCAAAGGCTGGCCCATCGAAAGAATCCTCGAGCGTTGTCCCAGCGTCCCGATTGCCTCCTGGCGTAGATGACTTCGACCGAGAGACATGGAACGACCCTTTCCTGGCGTCTTGCTACGCTCAGGATATATTTTCATATCTCAAATCTAAAGAG GGTTGTTTTGTCGTCGATGGATCATACTTGACCAAGCACCGTGACATCACTGCTAGAATGCGAGCATTACTTGTAGATTGGATGGTGGAGGTGCAGGAAACGTTTGAGTTGAATCATGAAACTCTGTACTTGGGTGTTAAAATCGTAGATTTGTTCTTAACTAGATATAAGGGGGTAGTTGCAAAGGAGAAACTACAACTTATAGGAGGCACAGCTGTTTTCATTGCAAGTAAATTTGAT GACAGGAATTTGCCTACTGTAGAGGACTTCAAGCTGATTTGTGATGGAGTGTATTCAAGATCTGAATTTATAGCCATGGAAATGTTAATTCTGAAGACTCTAGATTTCCAGCTGGGTATTCCCATTTCATATAGATTTCTTCGTCGATATGCGAGG TGCATCAGAGCAACAATGCAGGTCCTTACATTGGCACGATATATCCTGGAAACTTCTTTGatggaatatgatttaatatCCCGCTCAGATTCAAAAATGGGTGCAGCATCACTTCTACTAGCCTTGAAAATGCTGAATGTGGGAAGTTGGAATGCCACTCTTGAGTATTACTCAG GTTACAAGTTAGAAGACATTAAGGACGTAACATATGAGTTGAATGCTGTGATTCATAAGGATGTGCAGAATTTGCTTACCATCAAAAATAAGTATTCTCACAG GATATTTTTGGAAGTTGCCACTGTTCCCCTTCTTGACAACAAGGATTTAGGGCTTGAAGGATGA